The segment GTGTATGTAACCGGATTGGCTGCAATCTTCGCAATCTTACTTGGATTCTTAGGTTGGGTTCAAGCCTTTATCACAAGCATTCCTTGGGCTGTTATTGGTGGTATGACGATTGTGCTTTATGGCTTAATTGCATCAAACGGTATAAAGGTGCTGATTAAAGATCGTACCGATCTCTCCGATATGAAAAACTTGGTTGCCGTTGCATCCATGTTGGTGATTGGTCTAGGTGGTGCGAGTGTTCAAATTACATCACAAACGTCATTAACAGGGATGAGTTTAGCGGCGATTGTCGGAATTCTCTTAAACCTATTCTTAAATTTCATCGATAAACCAAAAGAAATAAAAGAGACTTATTAAAAAAACGGCTTCGGCCGTTTTTTTCTTTCGAATGTTTCGTTTGCATTTTTCAAACGTAAATCGAAAAGTACAACTGAATTGTTTATTAAACTAAATCACTGTTACGTTGAACATGATAATCTATACTCGAGAGGTGACATAGATGAAAAAAAATCCATTATTTTTATTAAACAATAAACGTCCTGTGGGTGTTTATTCTGCATGTACGGCAAGCGGACCCGTACTTGAAGCAACATTAGAGTTCGCAAAAGAACACAATTCTTCAGTAGTAATCGAAGCAACTGCAAACCAAGTAAATCAATTTGGTGGTTATACAGGCATGCAACCTGCTGATTTTAAAGCGTTTGTTTATGAATTATCCGACAAAGTTGGATATGACAAATCACGCATTATTCTTGGTGGTGACCATTTAGGTCCTTTAACATGGACGGATTTAAATGAAGATGAAGCAATGAAAAATGCATGTGACTTAGTCTATGCTTATGTTCGTGCAGGCTTTACAAAAATTCACTTAGATACATCAATGCGTGTTGCAGATGATAGCACTGAAGAAGTGTTATCAAATGAAACTATTGCACGTCGTTCAGCAATGATGGCAAAAGTTTGTTTAGAAGCTTATGATGATTTACTCAAAGAAGATCCCGAAGCAGTATTCCCTGCATTTATTATTGGTAGTGAAGTGCCAATTCCAGGTGGTGCTCAAGAGGAAGAAGATACTTTAGCAGTAACATCTCCTGAAGCATTTAAAGAAACATACCGTGTATTCCAAGAAACGTTTAAAGCAGCCAATGTGGAAAAAGTATTTGATTCAGTAATTGGTATTGTTGTACAACCGGGTGTTGAGTTTGGTGATGCGGATTTATTCCAATACAATCGTGAAAATGCAAAAGAACTTACAGATACGTTAAAACGTGAATTTGATTCATTTGTATTTGAAGGTCATTCAACAGACTATCAAACACCGACACATCTACGTGAAATGGTTGAAGATGGTATCACAATCTTGAAGGTTGGGCCAGCATTAACGTTTGCATACCGTGAAGCACTCTTTGCCCTTGCACATATCGAAAGCCAAATCTGTACGGATCCATCAAACTTTGTGGATGTTTTAGAAGCAGCAATGCTTGACCAACCGGGTAACTGGCAAAAACATTACCATGGAACCGAAGCAGAACTCTTTATTAAACGTAAATACAGCTACAGTGATCGTGCACGTTACTACTTGCCGGTACCTTCAGTTCAAGCAGCGATTACAAAACTTGTTGCAAACTTAGATGCTGTGGAAATTCCAATGACATTGATCTCACAATACATGCCATACCAATACCGTCGTATTAAAGATGGTATCGTAGAGAATCATGCGGATGCCCTCATTAAAGATTACATCAAGCTTTCCCTTGATGATTATCAATATGCAACGCATGTTGATGAGCTTGAAGCTTAGTTAAAGAAAACCCATTCTAATTGGAATGGGTTTTTTTAGTCTTTACGGCGACGTGTCGCCATGAACATACCAACTACGACAATACCAAGACCGATAAAGGGTTTGATACTCGCATTCATTCCTGTATTAGGAAGTGAATCCATATCGACCGCATCATTACTATGAATCTGTCCCGAGTTATCATTAATTACAAAGACCGTATTTTTTGATGTTGTGATATTTCCATTTTCAACACGTTCTTCAAGGTTGTTTTCGGATTGTATATGTGTTGGACCTTGTGGTAAGTTAGGTTTTACTTCGGGTTTTGTTTCCGGGCGAGGATTGGGTTTAATGGGTGTTTCTGTTTCTGGAAGTGATGGTGTTGGTGTTTCCACATCGCCATCCACAATTCCTACCATAACCTTCTGTTCGGAAACACTATAAGTTGTGGGATCCGAAACGGATACTGTAACTTCATAATTGCCAAGTTGGTTTAAATTCACAACGGTATCAAAATTTGAAGTTAGTTGAATTTGTGCAAGCATACGGGATGCATCCACACGACGCACATGAGAGTTGATATCTCGCAGGAAGTCTGTTTCTTCACATACAGTACCCAGTTTGTATTCAATGCTTGAATCGACCACAAGCTTTAATGCATGGCTTCGATTCCAAGAAGCATATAAAACAGTATCCCCTTTAAGCGTGTCGGTTTCTGTTACAGGTTGTAATCCTTCTTGATCGTAAGTCCATCCAATAAACTTATGCGTTTCATGAGATAGGGTTGGGAAGGTTCCTACGGACTCTTGAGCATAACGGTATTGTGACTCAGGATTTACAACATCACTTAATTGTGTATTAAATGAGAGAAGGTTTTTATTTACATTGAGTTGTACGGCATTTGTTGTAACTTCGGTGCTTGAACGATCAACACCGATCACAAGGCGGTAGAATGCGCCATCGTTGTCTTTTGTTGCTTGAAGTGAAAGTGTTGCTTCGTTTTCGTTTTCAAGATAGGTAAAGACATCGTTATCGGCACTTACTTGCCATTGATAGTTTAATTTAAACGTTACCGGTGCGGTGATGGATGCTGATGTGCTGAGTGTTAGTGATTCATCAAGATTATAAGAATCTTGAATGGTTAAAGGCTCATATGAAATCTTTGCATCATTTTCCACTTCATAGTAAACATAATTACCGAAGCTAAATGAATGCCAAGCACCATGGGCATGAGGGCATAATGATTCATCTTTTTCTTGGCTGATTTCAAAGATTTTTCCATTATTTACGATATTTGTTTCGCCATCAAATAAATCAAATGCAAGCACGTTGTTGTCTTTGCTGTTAAATGAGATTTCTTTTAAATTCCAACCACCATTCAAAAGGGATTGGTACGGACCAGACAGACCCGTTTCAGCGAGGGGTGTTTCAGATTTCGGACGTAGAGCCAAGGCACCTTTACCGGTATCAAACATGCGAAGTCGAATGCCATTTGGATTCCCCGGGGTTACTGTTGCCAATGGATTCCCATCAATATCAACCCAAGGGTTTGGTACTTTCCATTGTCCTTCTTCATTATCCCATACCATCGCAGTAGCGGCTTTGCGGTCCCCGCCATACCAATCTTTCTTGTAATAGACATGATCGATTGCATTGGTGACATATTTTAAACCTCGTCCCTCAGGAGCGGTTTTAAGGCTGAAGTTGGCATTAAAGTCGTAACCATCAAAGCGTTCGGTATTTTTCCCGTTATTGTTGTTTACAACTTCATAATAGAAAAAGTCGGAATCAACACGTCCGGATGCATGCGCAAATTTTTGGTCGATGATGACATCTTCGACGATGGTTGGTTCTTGCGCAGATACTGCGGTAAATGTTGTCGATACTAAAACTGCGGTGATAAGTCCAAGACTTAGTTTTTGTAAGGTTTTTTTCATAACTGGTTCTCCATTCTTTGATAGAACCATTGTATAATCCAAGTCCGTTTGGAATGGGTTATCTGTCATAAAAAACACCATAGATGTTATAAAACCTACATAAACTACACAAATTACATTATCTGGACAAATAAAAAAGGGATGCGAGCATCCCTGATTTTCTGATTATTTTGCTTCTTTCGGTGTCGGTAATTTATACCATTCCACAATTGGTGTATAACCACCTTGGATTGGATTACCGTTTGCATCAAGTGCACCCGAGTCTTCAGCCCAAATACCAAATGCAGTACCTACAAGACCCATTACAAGTAATAATCCAATACATTTTGTAGGGGTCCAGTTGTGTTTCTTAACAAGTACAAAGAGCATCAGTGTAATAATTAACGGAATCAATTGAGGTAAGATACCATCCAAGACTTCTTGGAAGTTAATAAAGGCCCCACCACCTTGATCAATTGAAATACGTAGGGATGTAGCACCATAGTTTGATACAAGTGCCCCAACAATAAATACACCGAGAATGCTTGCGGCACGTGTAAACTCTTTCGCATTTTCTGTAAAGAGTGATACAGCGTTTGTACCAAGCTCATACGATTTATGCATTAAGAAGTAACGAACTGCAAATTGCGCAATATTGAAGATTAAGAGGAATAAGATTGGTCCCATTAAACTTCCATTAATTGCCATGTTAGCAGTAAGTCCCGCCGTAATTGGTACTAATGTTAACCAGAAGAGCGCATCCCCAATACCACCAAGTGGTCCCATAGCCGCAACACGTACGGCACGAATGGTTGGAATATCAGCTTTTTGTTGTTCAAGTGAAAGCACAATACCCATTACAAACGTAACAAGGAATGGGTGCGTATTAAAGAACTCTAAGTTATGTTCCATGGATGCTGAGAGATCATCTTTGTCTGTATGAATTTTCTCAAGTCCAGGTAAAATACCGTAGAGCCATCCACCTGCTTGCATACGTTCATAGTTGAACGATGATTGTAAGAAGAGTGAACGCCAAACCATTTTATTTAATGTTTTCTTATCCAGTTGTTGCGCTGGATTGAGATCTTTATATGTATTAGATTCCATCTTCATCACCTCCACCTGCTGTTAAGTCACGTAGTTTTGTATTTGTTTGGAAATCGTAGATTGCGATTGCGGGACCAATCATTGCGATAATAAGCAATGCGGAACCACCAAGTCCTGGAACTTTACTGATAATCGTAGCGAATGCAAATCCAAGGAAGAAGAATCCCCAGAGTTCTCCGGAAAGCATAATCTTCATAAGAATTGCGAATCCGACATAACGCATCATTTTACCACCCGCTGCAAGACCAGCCATAAACCAACTGTTATTGGATGACCAATCAACGATTGCTCCACTAAAGGAAACACCAAGTTTCATACCTACCATAATGATTACTGCAAAGAGAAGCCCGATTAAACCCATTCCGATATAGTTGATTTGTTCAATGGCTTTTGGATTCGCAGCTTTTGCTGCCTCATCCGCTTTCTTCATTAAAGGTGACATTAAGGTAAAGGCTGTTGTTACAGCATATTGACCTAATAGTGCAAATGGAACCGCCATCCCCACAGCGGCACTTGGATCAACACTTGGCATGGAAACTGCAAAGATTGTTGCCATGATTCCACCAATAACTGCATTTGGTGGTTGTGCTCCCCCAACAGGCATACTACCAATTTGAATTAATTGATATGTTCCCCCAACAACAAGCCCGGTTTTCATATCACCCAAAATCGCTCCGACAACGGGACCAACAACGATTGGTTGGTATAGCGATTCAAGGAAACTGAATTGATCAATCGCAACAATAAATGTAACGATGAATACGAGCAAGTATTGAATAATTGAAAAACTATTCATAATTCTTTCCTCCTATATATTATTGAAATAATTTATCGATGTTTTCAGCACTTTCGGTTGGAACTTTGCGTATTTCAAGTTCAACACCCAGTTCTTTCAATCGTCTAAATGCTTCCACATCATGATCATCAACAGCAACAACTTGTGCTACTTGACGTTTTCCTTCTGACAAATGCATGTTTCCAATATTGACTTTCGTAATGGGAACACCACCCTCCACAAGTGTTAATACATCAGCAGGGCTTTCGCAAACAATAAAAATCTTTTGTTTGTCTGAAGCCTTATGAATTGTTTCGATTGTCTTTTGCAAAGTCCAATAGCGTGTGGTTGCATAACTTGGTGCAGCCATATCCATTAAACCTTGACGCATTTTATTTGATGCTACTTCGTCATTTGCAACAAGAATTAAGTTGGCTCCGATTGCGGAACACCATTGTGTTGCGACTTGACCATGAATTAATCGATTGTCAATTCGTGTTAATACAATATTAGGCATCTAAACTCTCCTCCTTCTGCCATAAGAGATGTAAGCGCTCTTATATTGTAAGTGTACCCTATCATTCACAAATAATATTTGCACAATTTTATACTTGTTTTGCACTTTTGTGTTTACTCGTTTGCTTATCACACAATAAGAACAAGAATATCTTATGATTAAATTAGAATATTCGTAATAAAAAAGGAGAAACTATGTATTTAAAAACGACAAGCCCACAATTCTTGAAGTATGGACAAGTACAAGATCACCCTTCAAACTATAAAGTTCATCGATTCTTTGTAGAAGGAAAGGTTCCTAAATATTTAAAATCGGTATCAGCACCCGTGACCCTTGAAGTTCTAGAAGGGATTGCATTGGTTGTGATTTTAGATCGTTCAGGCGATCCGGAACAGTTTGTAATCCATCGGATTGCACGATTAAACCCAGATATTCCTTATACTGTAATTCCGCTTACCCAAAGTGCTGTGATTGAAGAATCCATTCAATCGGACGGTGTTTACGCGGGACATCATTACGAGAATGAACAAGAAGTTGGGTACCTACCCATTCGTCCTAAATTTTATGTAACAGATATTTTTTCCTATTATTACAGTGTAAAGGGAAGAAACTATCATTTTTCGGGAGAATCGCATTTCTATTGGGAAATTACGTATGTGGATACGGGGGAGTTGGTGACGGAAATTGATGGCAAAGAATTCACGCTTGAAAGTCAAAGCATGATGTTATACTTCCCAAATCAATTTCATAAACAGCGCATTGCGGGCGATAAATCATGTTCTTACTTAACAATCATGTTTGACATGAATATCAATGTGCATGATATTGATCACATTAAGAATAAGGTCTTTACGTGTACGCAAGAAATGTATAATTTGTTTAATAGTTTTATTAAACATTCAACGATTTTAGAAACATATAATGTGCCGTATTCACGAGATTTAATGATTTCATACCTCCAAGAATTGATTATCTTAGTCATCCAGTATGACAGTCCAAATCATACACAGCATTTGAACTCCAATCCCATTCAAGCGAATTTTGAAAATGAGTTGGTTAATGAGATCAACAAGTATATCTTAAATAATATTTGTGAACCCATATCTGTCGAGGATTTATGCGATCATTTTGCGATCAGTCGTTCAAGTTTACAGGTTTTGTTTAAGAAAAACATGGATATGCCTCCAAAGCAGTATATAAATGACATTAAGATGATGCGAGCACAAGTCATGATTTTAGAAGAAAACTTACCCATTACTGAGGTAGCGATGCGTTTAGGTTTTAGTTCAATTCACTATTTCTCGCGTAAGTTTAAAAAACAATTCGGCTTGTCTCCCACCGAGTATGCGCAGTCCTTATACAATAAAAATACCAGCGATGATTAGCTGGTATTTTTATTTGATTTGATAAGCTTTGAAAGATTATCAAATTCGATTTAATGATTAGATGCCATCGCCATCTTCAAGATCATCATCGCGTTGTAAGTCTGCGATGTCAAAGAGATCGACTTGCGATGCTCCGGTTTCGCTTAATGATAAAGCGAAATCATGGAGTAATGGTTCACCAAGTCTCATAAGACTGGCTTCAAGTAACATGGATAAATTGGTTCCTGTGAGAACTTCCACGTTTTCTTGTTGTGTCGCAATCATGACGGCTTCTTTAAACGGTGTTCCACCTTTTAAGTCTGTAAAGACAAGAACACCATCTCCAGTGTTAACGTTGTTGATTGCAACTTTTAAGTCTTCAGACAACGCCTCAGGTCCTTTTTCTTCTAAAAAGAGTACGGATTCATATGAGGGTTGTTTCCCAGCGATTAATTCTACAGCAGACGTTAAACCTTCCGCAAAACGTCCGTGTCCTGTTACGACAATACCAATCATCTATTTTTCCTCCTCGTAGGAATATGGATAAATAATAACACCTTGTGCGACACGGTTTACAAGTCCTGATGGCCATGGATTATCCGGTGACTTATCTAAATCAAGCGATTTATAAAGTGAAAGTACTTGTGCATACATCACCATATTAAGTCCAACTAAATCTTTGTTTGTATCTTCATTATAGTTAATTGAAACATAAACATCAACGAGTTCACGAATTGTATCGTCGTTCATTGTATCTACAACCATGATTTGGTTTCCATTACGTTGAGGACTCATTTCCTTAATAATATCAACTTGATATTGACGTGTGTAAGGATCTTCTTTCATGTAGACTACCGTCAGGGTTGTACCATTTACAATTGATTTAGGTCCATGACGGAAACCAAGTGGTGAGTTATGCATTGTCACAACTTCACCTGCAGTCAGTTCAAGCATTTTTAATGCGGATTCTTGAGCAAAACCGTTTTGATCTGCATCGCCAAGATAAACAATACGATCAAATTTAAAGTTTTCTACAAGTTCCATTGCGACTTTATAGCCTTCTTCATTAAATGCATAACCCACACGGATAATATCTTTAATTGAAGGGTAGAGCGCTTCAAGGTTGTCAGTGTTGAAAGCCAAGAACGCAGCAAGGAACATGTTTGAGAAACTGCTTGTCATTGCGAATGAGAGGTCATTTGTTTCTTTTGGTAATTTGATTGAGAAGATGTTTTCATCATCACGTAGTGCAAGCTTTCCTTCATGATTACAGGTAATCACTAAGTGTTTCGCATTTTTATTGATTTCATTCACAACATCTACCGCTGCAATGGATTCAGGTGAGTTACCGGAACGACCAAAGGATACAAGTAATGTAGGTTTCACAGGATCAATAAAGAGCGATGGTGTTGCTACGATATCCGTTGTTGCGATGGATTTAAAGTTTGAATTAAACTCTTTAACGAGTACAGGGGCGAGTGCATTTCCTACAAATTCACTGGTACCTGCTCCAGTAAAGATTACATCGTATTCTTTTTCATTAATCACTTGATTAATAAAATTTTGGATTTCTTGACGACGTTCTAGAATAATGTGGTATGTTTTATCCCACGTTTGCGGTTGTTGGTGGATTTCATTTGCAGTATCAAACGCTTTGAGATCCTTCCAAGTTTGTTCGTTGTTGTTAAACATAGTGTGTATGTCTCCTATCTTTCATTGTTCACTGTCATTATAGGTAAGCGGTGAGGGGACCTCAACCAAATTGGTTAAAGATACAAAAACCTCGTTAAAAAAGACAAGTGAATTCGAAATTGTTTACAGTACAATAAAGAAAAGGAGTCAATTATGAGCGAAAACCCAAAAAATACATTTACTGATTTTCTAACACGTGATGTGTACCGAGTGAATAAAAATCAAGAAAAACAGGTTGTTTTTTATCGCAATCGCTATGTCATTGCGATTATGATGGGGATTTTTCTTCTCAGTTTTAACGTTCCACCATACCTCAGCCTTTTATTGGCAGGCGGCTTTGCTATTATTGCGGAACTTCGTTATCGTTTTGATTTTCTAAAAAAATGTCAACGGGTCGCATTGGCACAAGTTAAACACAAAACGGTTGCTTCATCCAATATGCTTCTTAATAGTGCGTTGTATGGTGTTTTAGCGATTTTATTACTCTATTTAGCGTTTAATGAACCAAGTGTACAATCGTATCGATGGTTTTTAGGAGGCCTCGGTGGTATTGGGGTGATTGTGGCACTTGTTTATATCATTCAATATATTTCAAATCGAAATGACAAAATTTAAAGGTGCGATGCACCTTTTTTCTTATGAATTATCCATGAAAACCCAAGTCAATAATCTAGCCTGGGTATGCTTTGTGCTAAGATAGAAGAGTAAAGACCGACAAGGAGGTATTG is part of the Erysipelothrix piscisicarius genome and harbors:
- a CDS encoding PTS mannose/fructose/sorbose/N-acetylgalactosamine transporter subunit IIC, giving the protein MNSFSIIQYLLVFIVTFIVAIDQFSFLESLYQPIVVGPVVGAILGDMKTGLVVGGTYQLIQIGSMPVGGAQPPNAVIGGIMATIFAVSMPSVDPSAAVGMAVPFALLGQYAVTTAFTLMSPLMKKADEAAKAANPKAIEQINYIGMGLIGLLFAVIIMVGMKLGVSFSGAIVDWSSNNSWFMAGLAAGGKMMRYVGFAILMKIMLSGELWGFFFLGFAFATIISKVPGLGGSALLIIAMIGPAIAIYDFQTNTKLRDLTAGGGDEDGI
- the agaF gene encoding PTS galactosamine/N-acetylgalactosamine transporter subunit IIA; the encoded protein is MIGIVVTGHGRFAEGLTSAVELIAGKQPSYESVLFLEEKGPEALSEDLKVAINNVNTGDGVLVFTDLKGGTPFKEAVMIATQQENVEVLTGTNLSMLLEASLMRLGEPLLHDFALSLSETGASQVDLFDIADLQRDDDLEDGDGI
- a CDS encoding class II D-tagatose-bisphosphate aldolase, non-catalytic subunit; this translates as MKKNPLFLLNNKRPVGVYSACTASGPVLEATLEFAKEHNSSVVIEATANQVNQFGGYTGMQPADFKAFVYELSDKVGYDKSRIILGGDHLGPLTWTDLNEDEAMKNACDLVYAYVRAGFTKIHLDTSMRVADDSTEEVLSNETIARRSAMMAKVCLEAYDDLLKEDPEAVFPAFIIGSEVPIPGGAQEEEDTLAVTSPEAFKETYRVFQETFKAANVEKVFDSVIGIVVQPGVEFGDADLFQYNRENAKELTDTLKREFDSFVFEGHSTDYQTPTHLREMVEDGITILKVGPALTFAYREALFALAHIESQICTDPSNFVDVLEAAMLDQPGNWQKHYHGTEAELFIKRKYSYSDRARYYLPVPSVQAAITKLVANLDAVEIPMTLISQYMPYQYRRIKDGIVENHADALIKDYIKLSLDDYQYATHVDELEA
- a CDS encoding LPXTG cell wall anchor domain-containing protein gives rise to the protein MKKTLQKLSLGLITAVLVSTTFTAVSAQEPTIVEDVIIDQKFAHASGRVDSDFFYYEVVNNNNGKNTERFDGYDFNANFSLKTAPEGRGLKYVTNAIDHVYYKKDWYGGDRKAATAMVWDNEEGQWKVPNPWVDIDGNPLATVTPGNPNGIRLRMFDTGKGALALRPKSETPLAETGLSGPYQSLLNGGWNLKEISFNSKDNNVLAFDLFDGETNIVNNGKIFEISQEKDESLCPHAHGAWHSFSFGNYVYYEVENDAKISYEPLTIQDSYNLDESLTLSTSASITAPVTFKLNYQWQVSADNDVFTYLENENEATLSLQATKDNDGAFYRLVIGVDRSSTEVTTNAVQLNVNKNLLSFNTQLSDVVNPESQYRYAQESVGTFPTLSHETHKFIGWTYDQEGLQPVTETDTLKGDTVLYASWNRSHALKLVVDSSIEYKLGTVCEETDFLRDINSHVRRVDASRMLAQIQLTSNFDTVVNLNQLGNYEVTVSVSDPTTYSVSEQKVMVGIVDGDVETPTPSLPETETPIKPNPRPETKPEVKPNLPQGPTHIQSENNLEERVENGNITTSKNTVFVINDNSGQIHSNDAVDMDSLPNTGMNASIKPFIGLGIVVVGMFMATRRRKD
- a CDS encoding SIS domain-containing protein, with product MFNNNEQTWKDLKAFDTANEIHQQPQTWDKTYHIILERRQEIQNFINQVINEKEYDVIFTGAGTSEFVGNALAPVLVKEFNSNFKSIATTDIVATPSLFIDPVKPTLLVSFGRSGNSPESIAAVDVVNEINKNAKHLVITCNHEGKLALRDDENIFSIKLPKETNDLSFAMTSSFSNMFLAAFLAFNTDNLEALYPSIKDIIRVGYAFNEEGYKVAMELVENFKFDRIVYLGDADQNGFAQESALKMLELTAGEVVTMHNSPLGFRHGPKSIVNGTTLTVVYMKEDPYTRQYQVDIIKEMSPQRNGNQIMVVDTMNDDTIRELVDVYVSINYNEDTNKDLVGLNMVMYAQVLSLYKSLDLDKSPDNPWPSGLVNRVAQGVIIYPYSYEEEK
- a CDS encoding AraC family transcriptional regulator; the encoded protein is MYLKTTSPQFLKYGQVQDHPSNYKVHRFFVEGKVPKYLKSVSAPVTLEVLEGIALVVILDRSGDPEQFVIHRIARLNPDIPYTVIPLTQSAVIEESIQSDGVYAGHHYENEQEVGYLPIRPKFYVTDIFSYYYSVKGRNYHFSGESHFYWEITYVDTGELVTEIDGKEFTLESQSMMLYFPNQFHKQRIAGDKSCSYLTIMFDMNINVHDIDHIKNKVFTCTQEMYNLFNSFIKHSTILETYNVPYSRDLMISYLQELIILVIQYDSPNHTQHLNSNPIQANFENELVNEINKYILNNICEPISVEDLCDHFAISRSSLQVLFKKNMDMPPKQYINDIKMMRAQVMILEENLPITEVAMRLGFSSIHYFSRKFKKQFGLSPTEYAQSLYNKNTSDD
- a CDS encoding PTS system mannose/fructose/sorbose family transporter subunit IID; translated protein: MESNTYKDLNPAQQLDKKTLNKMVWRSLFLQSSFNYERMQAGGWLYGILPGLEKIHTDKDDLSASMEHNLEFFNTHPFLVTFVMGIVLSLEQQKADIPTIRAVRVAAMGPLGGIGDALFWLTLVPITAGLTANMAINGSLMGPILFLLIFNIAQFAVRYFLMHKSYELGTNAVSLFTENAKEFTRAASILGVFIVGALVSNYGATSLRISIDQGGGAFINFQEVLDGILPQLIPLIITLMLFVLVKKHNWTPTKCIGLLLVMGLVGTAFGIWAEDSGALDANGNPIQGGYTPIVEWYKLPTPKEAK
- the agaV gene encoding PTS N-acetylgalactosamine transporter subunit IIB; the encoded protein is MPNIVLTRIDNRLIHGQVATQWCSAIGANLILVANDEVASNKMRQGLMDMAAPSYATTRYWTLQKTIETIHKASDKQKIFIVCESPADVLTLVEGGVPITKVNIGNMHLSEGKRQVAQVVAVDDHDVEAFRRLKELGVELEIRKVPTESAENIDKLFQ